From Pectinophora gossypiella chromosome 16, ilPecGoss1.1, whole genome shotgun sequence, one genomic window encodes:
- the LOC126373998 gene encoding uncharacterized protein LOC126373998 — translation MSTIKKHIFTPLEKKTFLDILKRYSSVIENKDTDGASLRAKNEAWDIVTREYNASPHATNQVTNKQLRRLWMNLKQRQREALTKERQHRLATGGGPATSDAVVDPDVSEVAPALIVGIDDAVDSDTIPVTADLAVQEVNMDLQPVSCLPSTSSQIPSTSAFSSSPFPCAVVTQAPLALAPTRTTLTPPPPGVGPLLSLTANTPPPALPTTTPPPPLPTSTPPPPPLTASTPPPPLPTSTPPPRLPTPPPRFPTPPLINPSNTATQTFQRHKSSILDKEYKDRQRRANEIHELEVLLLRERIREAKARADLAELQLQQQCSSDTATDA, via the exons ATGTCAACAATTAAAAAGCATATTTTTACTCCcctcgagaagaaaacttttttggatATATTGAAAAGATACTCCTCGGTGATAGAGAATAAGGATACCGATGGCGCTTCATTACGCGCAAAAAATGAAGCTTGGGATATTGTAACCAGAGAGTACAACGCAAGCCCTCATGCTACCAATCAG gttacaaataaacaacttagGAGATTGTGGATGAACCTCAAGCAGCGGCAAAGGGAAGCACTGACAAAAGAACGTCAACATCGGCTAGCTACTGGAGGAGGGCCTGCAACCAGTGATGCAGTTGTAGACCCAGATGTGTCTGAGGTGGCCCCTGCTCTAATAGTTGGTATCGATGATGCTGTTGACTCTGATACAATTCcag TAACCGCTGACCTTGCCGTCCAAGAAGTAAATATGGACTTGCAGCCCGTCTCTTGTCTTCCCTCAACTTCTTCCCAAATACCATCCACCAGTGCATTTTCTTCATCACCATTCCCATGCGCTGTTGTTACACAAGCACCACTTGCCCTTGCCCCAACCCGGACAACATTGACACCACCTCCACCTGGAGTAGGTCCACTACTGTCTCTCACTGCAAACACTCCACCACCAGCTCTCCCTacaaccactccaccaccacctctccctacatccactccaccaccaccacctcttactgcttccactccaccaccacctcttcctacatccactccaccaccacgtcTTCCTACCCCACCTCCACGTTTTCCTACTCCACCTCTTATTAACCCATCAAATACAGCTACCCAAACTTTTCAAAGGCATAAAAGTTCTATTCTGGATAAGGAATATAAAGACAGACAGAGACGGGCTAATGAGATTCATGAGTTGGAGGTTTTATTGTTAAGAGAAAGAATAAGAGAAGCGAAGGCGAGAGCAGACCTCGCAGaacttcaactgcagcagcagtgttcgtcag ATACTGCAACTGATGCCTGA
- the LOC126374000 gene encoding putative nuclease HARBI1, whose amino-acid sequence MRADRFQKRYRFCQESVLFITSLLRSDLEKQDNRGLPIAPEIAVLLTLRFYATASFQIVCGDLLHISQPTASNIITKVSKLLAQLHTHYIKFPRGAEANRNRELFKEMGRHGQWPGLPGIDGAIDCTHVKIVSTPGCQHHEVFRNRKSDFSINVQVVAGPRREILDIVARWAGSMHDSRIFQMSSVYIKYTQGILNGRLVGDNGYPTLPFVLTPIRPAPEDAPSVRYNRAQIKTRNVVERTFGIWKRRFPCLSRGLGNKLSTVSHIIVSCAVLHNLSLILNDVMVFDENQNDEQEETDSLIPSTSTGFLIRNSIVENYYQ is encoded by the exons ATGCGAGCGGATCGGTTCCAGAAAAGATACAGATTCTGCCAAGAATCTGTATTGTTTATAACATCGTTACTGAGAAGTGACTTAGAAAAACAGGACAACAGAGGTCTACCGATTGCTCCGGAAATAGCAGTTTTATTAACTCTGAGATTTTATGCTACAGCGTCATTTCAG ATAGTCTGTGGAGACTTACTGCACATATCACAGCCTACCGCCTCAAATATTATTACGAAGGTTTCAAAGTTGCTAGCTCAATTGCATACACACTACATAAAGTTTCCCCGAGGAGCAGAGGCTAACAGAAACAGAGAATTGTTTAAAGAGATGGGTAGACATGGACAGTGGCCTGGACTTCCCGGGATCGATGGAGCTATTGACTGTACCCATGTTAAAATTGTATCAACACCAGGGTGCCAGCACCATGAAGTCTTTAGAAATAGGAAATCAGATTTTTCTATTAATGTCCAGGTTGTTGCAGGGCCCCGCAGGGAAATATTAGACATAGTAGCCAGATGGGCAGGCAGCATGcacgattctaggatatttcaaatgtcatcagtttacataaaatacacgCAGGGTATTTTAAATGGAAGACTTGTCGGAGACAATGGGTATCCTACACTACCTTTTGTTCTCACACCTATAAGACCTGCCCCCGAAGATGCTCCCTCAGTACGGTACAATAGAGCTCAAATAAAAACCAGAAATGTTGTGGAAAGAACATTCGGCATTTGGAAGCGGAGGTTTCCCTGTTTATCTAGAGGCCTAGGTAACAAACTGTCAACTGTTTCTCATATAATTGTATCATGTGCGGTATTACACaacttgtcattaattttaaatgatgtcatggtttttgatgagaatcagaatgatgaacaagaagaaacagatagtttaataccaagcactagcactggatttttaattagaaattcaattgttgaaaattattaccaataa